In the Juglans microcarpa x Juglans regia isolate MS1-56 chromosome 6D, Jm3101_v1.0, whole genome shotgun sequence genome, one interval contains:
- the LOC121234033 gene encoding transcription factor MYB10 has translation MGKGRAPCCDKSKVKRGPWSPAEDLRLITFIQKHGHDNWRALPKQAGLLRCGKSCRLRWINYLRPDVKRGNFTKEEENTVIKLHKAWGNKWSKIASYLPGRTDNEIKNVWNTHLKKKMACKDANTHDGEHEQSSITSSSSSSSSSLTSSGKHESMGMEVLHEYQSNDHEARSLTHIEKVDQDSQKEVLISNQLSRANYRIEQTSYTSVSSHDHSNISNSSPVLFDASREEVLQIDNPDLIDYGGPYDFNNILQEVNKPDTVEDNLCLEIPFEADADFWNMLENIDSTLSNEIQSCRTEVKACQSSNVGDEYHGKEVENKKWFRYLENELGLVDATEEDNKSILIDQYAAEAEAEEQAPDQNFQCQIYSKAEINPDMAYFETWPTLPQSSAI, from the exons ATGGGGAAAGGAAGAGCACCTTGTTGTGATAAGAGTAAAGTGAAGAGGGGTCCTTGGAGTCCAGCAGAGGACTTGAGGCTCATTACTTTCATTCAGAAGCATGGCCATGATAACTGGAGAGCCCTTCCCAAACAAGCTG ggtTGTTGCGATGTGGAAAAAGTTGCCGTTTGAGATGGATTAATTACCTCCGCCCTGACGTGAAGCGAGGGAACTTTACCAAAGAGGAAGAGAATACCGTAATAAAGTTACACAAGGCTTGGGGGAACAA GTGGTCCAAAATCGCATCATATTTGCCTGGAAGAACGGATAATGAGATTAAGAATGTGTGGAATactcatttgaagaaaaaaatggctTGCAAAGATGCTAACACTCACGATGGAGAACATGAACAATCCTCCATAACctcctcatcttcatcttcgtCTAGCTCACTTACGTCATCTGGGAAACATGAAAGTATGGGAATGGAAGTACTTCATGAGTATCAATCGAATGATCATGAAGCACGCAGCTTGACACATATTGAGAAAGTTGATCAAGACTCACAAAAAGAAGTACTTATTTCAAATCAACTTAGCCGAGCCAACTACCGGATAGAACAAACTAGTTATACTTCTGTTTCTTCTCATGATCATTCAAATATCTCAAACTCAAGTCCAGTATTATTTGATGCGTCGAGGGAAGAAGTACTGCAAATCGATAACCCTGATCTGATCGATTATGGAGGGCCTTATGATTTTAATAACATATTACAGGAGGTGAACAAACCAGATACTGTCGAGGACAACCTGTGCCTAGAAATCCCATTTGAGGCCGATGCAGACTTTTGGAACATGTTAGAGAATATAGATTCAACCTTGTCGAATGAAATCCAATCATGTCGTACAGAGGTGAAGGCTTGCCAAAGCTCGAATGTTGGTGATGAATATCATGGCAAAGAAGTTGAGAACAAGAAGTGGTTTCGTTACTTAGAAAATGAACTCGGATTAGTAGATGCTACCGAGGAAGACAACAAGAGCATTTTAATAGATCAGTATGCagcagaagcagaagcagaagaaCAAGCCCCAGATCAGAATTTTCAGTGTCAGATATATTCGAAGGCAGAAATCAATCCAGACATGGCTTATTTTGAAACTTGGCCCACTTTGCCTCAGAGTTCTGCTAtctaa